The nucleotide sequence CAGATTCGGCCGTACTCGGTCGGTCCCGGCGCCGTCAGCCGTGACGGCCGCCCTCCAGATAGGCGGCGCGAATCTCCGAGCGCTGCAGCAACTCGGCCCCGGTTCCGGCCAGCGTGATCAGGCCATTGACCATGACATAGCCGCGATGGGCGAGCTTGAGCGCATGGTTGGCGTTCTGCTCGACGATCAGCACCGTCAGGCCGTCCTGCCGGTTCAGGACGCGGATCGCGTCGAAGATCTGGCGCGCGATCAGCGGCGCGAGCCCGAGCGACGGCTCGTCGAGCAGGAGCAGGCGCGGGCGGCTCATCAGGGCGCGGCCGATCGCCAGCATCTGCTGCTCGCCGCCGGACAGCGTGCCGCCGCGCTGGGCGTAGCGTTCCTTTAGCCGCGGAAACAGCGTGAAGACGCGCTCGAGCGTAGCGTCCCGTTCCGCGTCCGTGCATCCGGTGGCATCCGCTCCCATCTGGAGGTTTTCCGCGACGCTCATGCGCGGGAAGATGCGCCGGCCCTCGGGCGATTGCGCGATGCGCAAATGCGCGATCTCGTGGGTCGGGACATCGGTGATGTCGCGGCCCTCGTACAGGATCTGGCCGGCGCGGGCGCGCGGCTTGCCGAAGATCGTCATCATCAGCGTCGACTTGCCGGCGCCGTTGGCGCCGATCAGCGCGACGATCTCGCCGGCATTGATCTCGATGTCGACGCCCTTCAGCGCCTCGATCTTGCCGTAGGCGGCGCGCAGGCCGCGGATCGCGAGCAGGGGCGCGGTCACGACCCGCTCTCCATCACGGCGATGGCCTCTTCCTCATCGGCGCCGAGATAGGCGGCGATCACCTTGGGATCGTCGCGGATCTCGCGGGGCGAGCCTTCCGCAATCT is from Bradyrhizobium sp. ISRA430 and encodes:
- a CDS encoding ABC transporter ATP-binding protein — its product is MTAPLLAIRGLRAAYGKIEALKGVDIEINAGEIVALIGANGAGKSTLMMTIFGKPRARAGQILYEGRDITDVPTHEIAHLRIAQSPEGRRIFPRMSVAENLQMGADATGCTDAERDATLERVFTLFPRLKERYAQRGGTLSGGEQQMLAIGRALMSRPRLLLLDEPSLGLAPLIARQIFDAIRVLNRQDGLTVLIVEQNANHALKLAHRGYVMVNGLITLAGTGAELLQRSEIRAAYLEGGRHG